The genomic window GCACTCATCAATCTCCTAATCCTCGAGACACCATCCCACATTCCTTCATCAGCGTAGATATTGGACAGAAGAACATAGACTCCAGAGTCATCAGCTCCAAGACTTGCTAGGCGTTCAACCGACAGCTCAGCCAGTTCGACGCACCTATGACTTCGGCAGGCAGCAAGCAGAGATCCCCATAATTCTGGAGTTGGTTCCATGGGCATTGTCTCTATGGCATGCCTAGCCTGATCCAAATGTCCAGCACGGCCAAGGAGATCAACCAATGCACCATAATGTTCAACCTTGGGATCTATCCCAAAATCCTTCTTCATTCTATGAAATATCTGTAAACCCTCTGAGATCAACCCAGCATGTGTGCATGCAGTCAGCACGGCAAGCACACTAAGATCATCCATTGGTGCTCCTTCAGACTCCATTTGGCAGAAAAGCTTGACAGCATCAAGTCCGCAACTATGAGTTCCAAGTCCAACAATCATCACATTCCAAGTAACCACGGTCTTGTCAGGCATGCTTTCAAATATCAGCATGGCGAGATCCAAGCGCCCACATTTCATGTACATATCTATCAGAgctgtcttcaccacaacatcgaacaaaatcttcttcttctccaaGTAAGAGTGCAGCCACCTGCCTTGCTCCAGAGCTCCCAGCTGTGCGCATGCCGTGACAGCCCCAACTGCAGCGACCCTATCAGGTCTGATACCGCACCTCAGCATCCTTTGGAAAAGTTCCAAAGCCTCAGAAGGCTCGCCACACCTGACATACCCGTCTACAACAATGCTCCACGAGATCACATTCCTCTCAGGAATCTCATCAAATAGCACCCTCGCCTCGTCCATCCTCCCCTGCCTAGCATATCCATCGATCATCGAATTCCAGCACACCAGATCCCTGTCAGGCATTTGATCAAACAGCTCGCGCGCACGGTCCACACCTCCAGACCGCTTCCCGTAGGCATCAATCATGGCGGCCCAGGAGAACGCGTCCCTACGCGGCATTTCGTCGAACAGTTCCTGCGCcagctccacctcgccgcaccCAACGTACCCCGCCACCATAGAGTTCCACGAAACGAGGTCCAGCACGCCGTCATCGAACACCCTCCGCCCGGAGCGGCAGTCGCCGGCCCTGCAGTAGAAGCTGATCAGCGCGTTCCTCGTGAACAGGTCGCGATCCAGACCCCTCCTCACGGCCTCGGCGTGCACCAGCAGCCCGACCGCGCAGCCGCACGCCTTGAGCACGGCGGGGAAGGTGTAGGCGTCGGGGTCCACCGCGCCACGGCGCATGCGCGCGAAGTAGGCGAGGGCCCTGCGGGGGCTCGAGGGGGCGTGGAGGCGGATGAGGGTGTTCCAGGGGAAGGCGTGGCCGGAGGCGGCCCCCGGGAGGCGGGCGAAGACGGCGTCGGCGTGGGCCGCGGCGTTGGCGGacgcgagggcgaggaggaggaggttggagAGGCGGAGCGGggaggcggcgaggtggccggaggtgagGAGGAGGGCGTGGCACTGCAGCGCGTGCGAGGCGGAGCCGCAGGCGCGGAGGGGGGAGAGGAGGATCGAGAGCGCGAGCGGGGGCGGCGGAGAACAAGACATGGCGAGAGTTTGAAATTCTGAAACGACCGACTGTCCCTGAGATCGAGTCGGAAACCAATCCAATGTCACACTAGAGTTCGATTT from Triticum aestivum cultivar Chinese Spring chromosome 3B, IWGSC CS RefSeq v2.1, whole genome shotgun sequence includes these protein-coding regions:
- the LOC123071936 gene encoding pentatricopeptide repeat-containing protein At3g29230, coding for MSCSPPPPLALSILLSPLRACGSASHALQCHALLLTSGHLAASPLRLSNLLLLALASANAAAHADAVFARLPGAASGHAFPWNTLIRLHAPSSPRRALAYFARMRRGAVDPDAYTFPAVLKACGCAVGLLVHAEAVRRGLDRDLFTRNALISFYCRAGDCRSGRRVFDDGVLDLVSWNSMVAGYVGCGEVELAQELFDEMPRRDAFSWAAMIDAYGKRSGGVDRARELFDQMPDRDLVCWNSMIDGYARQGRMDEARVLFDEIPERNVISWSIVVDGYVRCGEPSEALELFQRMLRCGIRPDRVAAVGAVTACAQLGALEQGRWLHSYLEKKKILFDVVVKTALIDMYMKCGRLDLAMLIFESMPDKTVVTWNVMIVGLGTHSCGLDAVKLFCQMESEGAPMDDLSVLAVLTACTHAGLISEGLQIFHRMKKDFGIDPKVEHYGALVDLLGRAGHLDQARHAIETMPMEPTPELWGSLLAACRSHRCVELAELSVERLASLGADDSGVYVLLSNIYADEGMWDGVSRIRRLMSAEGMKKDIGRSVIEADGQIHEFVNGGSSHPDKDEIYMMLWNLSNMVASA